The following are from one region of the Capsicum annuum cultivar UCD-10X-F1 chromosome 1, UCD10Xv1.1, whole genome shotgun sequence genome:
- the LOC107875052 gene encoding short-chain dehydrogenase reductase 3b gives MATNKKLEGKIAIITGGASGIGEETARLFAQHGAKVVIADIQEEKGRLVADSISCNFIKCDVADERQVESLVKTTVEMHGQLDIMFSNAGIFSTDESEQVIIDFNLDSLDKVMSINVRGSAACVKYAAEAMVEGGVKGNIICTGSSVTSTGSSTHIDYTMSKHAVLGLVNSASLGLGKYGIRVNSVTPGVVATPLFEKSFKLDPEIVFQNFSCLKSYGPLKSSHIADAVLFLASDDSQFVTGHNLIVDGGFCPRTF, from the coding sequence ATGGCTACCAACAAAAAGTTGGAGGGTAAAATCGCCATCATAACCGGAGGAGCGAGTGGGATCGGAGAGGAGACAGCTCGACTCTTTGCTCAACATGGTGCTAAAGTGGTAATTGCTGACATCCAAGAGGAAAAGGGCCGGTTAGTAGCGGATTCCATCAGCTGCAATTTCATCAAATGTGACGTTGCAGACGAGAGGCAAGTGGAATCATTGGTAAAAACAACGGTAGAAATGCATGGTCAACTCGATATAATGTTCAGCAATGCTGGAATTTTTAGTACTGATGAAAGTGAACAAGTTATCATAGATTTTAACCTAGATAGTCTAGACAAGGTAATGAGTATCAACGTCCGCGGATCAGCAGCGTGTGTGAAGTACGCGGCTGAGGCAATGGTGGAGGGAGGTGTAAAAGGGAATATAATATGCACGGGGAGCTCTGTGACATCGACAGGGTCGTCAACTCACATTGATTACACAATGTCCAAGCATGCAGTGCTTGGTTTGGTGAATTCAGCGAGCCTGGGATTAGGTAAGTACGGTATACGTGTGAATAGTGTTACTCCTGGTGTTGTGGCTACACCTTTGTTTGAGAAATCGTTCAAGTTGGACCCGGAGATAGTGTTCCAAAACTTTAGTTGTTTGAAAAGTTATGGACCTCTTAAGAGCTCTCATATAGCCGATGCTGTCTTGTTTTTGGCTTCCGATGACTCCCAGTTTGTCACCGGACATAATTTGATCGTTGATGGCGGTTTTTGCCCTCGTACTTTTTGA